A stretch of Rhodoferax potami DNA encodes these proteins:
- a CDS encoding CobW family GTP-binding protein: protein MSLIPATILTGFLGSGKTTLLKRVLAEAHGQKIAVIENEFGEENIDSDILVSDTNEQIIQMSNGCVCCTIREDLRTTLKDLAEKKRKGELDFERVVIETTGVADPGPVAQTFFMDDEIAETYLLDSILTLVDAKHAVQQLNDRQEARRQIGFADQIFISKSDLVSKEELDALMHRIKHMNPRAPQKAVHFGEVSLQEVFDLRGFNLNAKLDIDPDFLKDDDHHHDHAHGEHCDHPSHAHDHATHGHHHHHEDDVKSFVFKSERPFDPAKLEDFLGAIVNIYGPRMLRYKGVLNMKGTDRKVIFQGVHQLMGSDLGPAWGETEVRTSKMVFIGIDLPKDIFLQGMEQSLV, encoded by the coding sequence ATGAGCTTGATCCCCGCAACCATCCTGACCGGCTTTTTGGGTTCCGGTAAAACCACCTTGCTCAAGCGCGTGCTGGCTGAGGCCCATGGCCAAAAGATTGCCGTGATTGAAAATGAATTTGGTGAAGAGAATATCGACAGCGATATTCTGGTCAGCGACACCAACGAGCAGATCATTCAAATGAGCAACGGTTGCGTCTGCTGCACTATTCGCGAAGACTTGCGCACTACCTTGAAAGACTTGGCAGAAAAGAAGCGCAAGGGCGAGCTTGATTTTGAACGGGTGGTGATTGAGACCACCGGCGTGGCCGACCCCGGCCCGGTGGCGCAGACCTTCTTTATGGATGATGAGATCGCCGAGACCTATTTGCTCGACTCGATCCTGACCTTGGTCGACGCCAAACACGCGGTTCAGCAGCTCAATGATCGTCAAGAGGCGCGTCGCCAAATCGGGTTTGCCGACCAGATCTTTATCAGCAAGTCTGATTTGGTATCTAAAGAGGAGCTGGATGCCTTGATGCACCGCATCAAACACATGAACCCGCGCGCGCCGCAAAAAGCGGTGCATTTCGGCGAAGTGTCTCTCCAAGAAGTGTTTGATCTGCGCGGCTTTAACCTCAACGCCAAGCTCGATATTGATCCGGACTTCCTCAAGGACGACGACCACCACCACGACCATGCCCATGGAGAGCATTGCGACCACCCGTCGCACGCCCATGACCATGCGACCCACGGTCACCACCACCATCACGAAGATGATGTGAAGAGTTTTGTGTTCAAGTCAGAGCGTCCGTTCGACCCAGCCAAGCTGGAAGACTTTCTGGGTGCCATCGTCAATATCTATGGCCCGCGCATGCTTCGCTACAAGGGCGTGTTGAATATGAAGGGCACCGACCGCAAGGTGATCTTCCAAGGCGTGCACCAGCTCATGGGCAGCGATTTGGGCCCTGCGTGGGGTGAGACTGAGGTGCGCACCAGCAAAATGGTGTTCATTGGTATTGATCTGCCCAAGGACATTTTCTTGCAAGGCATGGAACAGTCTTTGGTTTAA
- a CDS encoding class I SAM-dependent rRNA methyltransferase, with the protein MKIIRLRAGKERSLLRRHPWIFESAIAKGGGDSGETVRVESAEGAFLGWAAFSPQSKIRARVWSFDEKQRIDASFFIAACEGAISARARFDIKSDGVRLIHGESDGLPGLIVDRYGDTLVAQFTSAGVEKWKSAIADALLSATGLTKLYERSDASSRALEGLPEATGWLRGEGPTDLVLREHDWTLALSISEGHKTGFYLDQRDSRHRFAEATRRLGFQRVLNCYCYTGGFTVAALSGGAGHVTSIDSSGPAIEKARANVALNGFDASRTTFMDADVNASLRAFAAEGRTFDAIILDPPKFAPTVAHAERAARAYKDINRLAFKLLEPGGVLFTYSCSGGISADLFHKIIAGAGSDAGVDGFITDRMGGAPDHPMTIAFPEGEYLKGLVVMRR; encoded by the coding sequence ATGAAAATCATTCGCCTGCGCGCCGGCAAAGAGCGCTCCTTGTTGCGTCGTCATCCTTGGATCTTCGAGTCCGCCATTGCCAAAGGGGGCGGTGACAGCGGCGAAACCGTGCGTGTGGAGTCGGCGGAAGGGGCGTTTTTGGGTTGGGCCGCTTTCAGCCCGCAATCCAAAATACGTGCGCGTGTCTGGAGCTTTGACGAGAAGCAGCGGATTGATGCTAGCTTTTTTATAGCTGCTTGCGAAGGCGCTATCAGCGCCAGAGCCCGATTTGATATCAAAAGCGATGGCGTTCGGCTGATCCACGGCGAGTCCGACGGCTTGCCGGGCCTGATTGTCGACCGTTATGGCGACACGTTGGTCGCGCAGTTCACCTCAGCGGGTGTTGAGAAATGGAAGTCCGCCATTGCCGATGCGCTGCTCTCCGCCACGGGTTTGACCAAGTTGTATGAGCGGTCGGATGCCAGCAGCCGTGCGCTGGAGGGGCTGCCCGAGGCTACCGGCTGGTTGCGCGGTGAGGGGCCCACCGATCTGGTGCTGCGTGAGCACGATTGGACTTTGGCGCTCAGCATTTCCGAGGGCCATAAAACCGGCTTTTACTTGGACCAGCGCGACAGCCGCCACCGGTTTGCAGAGGCGACCCGCCGCTTGGGTTTCCAGCGGGTGCTCAATTGCTACTGCTACACCGGCGGATTTACGGTGGCTGCGTTGTCCGGTGGTGCCGGTCATGTGACATCGATTGATTCCAGCGGCCCTGCCATTGAAAAAGCACGTGCTAATGTGGCACTCAACGGTTTCGACGCCAGCCGGACCACGTTCATGGATGCCGATGTCAACGCCAGCCTGCGTGCCTTCGCGGCGGAGGGGCGCACGTTTGATGCCATCATTTTGGATCCGCCCAAGTTCGCGCCGACAGTGGCCCACGCCGAGCGCGCGGCCCGGGCTTACAAGGACATCAACCGCTTGGCGTTCAAATTGTTGGAGCCCGGTGGTGTGCTGTTTACCTACAGCTGCTCGGGCGGTATCAGTGCGGACCTTTTCCACAAAATCATTGCCGGAGCCGGCTCGGATGCGGGCGTCGACGGATTTATTACCGACCGCATGGGCGGTGCGCCGGATCACCCGATGACGATTGCTTTCCCGGAAGGGGAGTACCTCAAAGGCTTGGTGGTGATGCGCCGCTGA
- a CDS encoding tyrosine recombinase XerC: MPADDRALIDKYLEFVRVEKRLAARTVELYALDLARLHEQAERAGVGLREVQNHHIRRWVAQMHGAGRSGRGIALILSGWRGFFAWLGRDGLVPSNPVQDVRSPKAPKPLPKALAVDDAVQFADFESDDDAWFEARDAAMVELLYGSGLRVGELVGLDVVAGKDAKGWVDLQAAEAHVLGKGSKRRSVPVGATALKALQRWLDLRGPSGTRGAAPVPASGADAASALFTGRNGTRLTAQSIWQRLKRRSQLAGLNVPVHPHMLRHSFASHVLQSSGDLRGVQELLGHANITTTQVYTRLDFQHLAKAYDAAHPRAKLKR; the protein is encoded by the coding sequence ATGCCCGCGGACGATCGTGCCCTGATCGACAAGTATCTGGAGTTCGTGCGGGTTGAAAAGCGCTTAGCGGCGCGCACCGTCGAGCTCTATGCCTTGGACCTGGCCCGCCTCCACGAGCAGGCAGAGCGCGCCGGTGTCGGGTTGCGCGAGGTGCAAAACCATCACATCCGCCGCTGGGTTGCGCAAATGCATGGCGCGGGCCGCAGCGGCCGTGGCATTGCATTGATTTTGTCGGGGTGGCGAGGTTTTTTTGCCTGGTTGGGGCGGGATGGGCTGGTGCCCAGCAACCCGGTGCAAGACGTGCGCTCGCCCAAAGCCCCCAAGCCACTACCCAAAGCGCTGGCGGTCGACGATGCAGTGCAATTTGCAGACTTTGAAAGTGATGACGATGCCTGGTTCGAGGCCCGCGATGCCGCCATGGTGGAGCTGCTCTACGGCAGCGGCCTGCGGGTCGGGGAGTTGGTGGGACTGGATGTCGTGGCTGGCAAAGACGCCAAAGGCTGGGTCGATCTGCAGGCGGCAGAAGCGCATGTGCTGGGCAAAGGCTCCAAGCGCCGCAGTGTGCCGGTCGGCGCCACCGCCCTGAAGGCCTTGCAACGGTGGCTGGACTTGCGTGGCCCATCAGGCACCCGCGGCGCAGCACCAGTCCCTGCGTCTGGTGCGGATGCCGCGTCTGCCCTGTTCACCGGCCGCAATGGCACCCGGCTCACCGCGCAAAGCATCTGGCAGCGCTTGAAGCGCCGCAGCCAGCTTGCCGGCCTGAATGTGCCGGTGCATCCGCATATGTTGCGCCACTCGTTCGCCAGCCATGTGCTGCAAAGCAGCGGTGACCTGCGTGGTGTGCAGGAGCTGCTGGGCCATGCCAACATCACCACCACACAGGTGTATACCCGGCTCGACTTTCAGCACCTGGCCAAGGCTTACGATGCCGCGCACCCCCGCGCCAAGCTCAAGCGCTGA
- a CDS encoding DUF484 family protein, translated as MTTPINQALANPITEDDIANFLANNPDFFQRHAELLATVQFTSPHSHRAVSLQERQAEMLREKIKLLEQRIMEMIRHGNENVLLSDKILRWARSLFLTINPAELPTEIVREIQDQFAVPQVGLRLWGLAESFAGIPAAQAVSEDAKVFATSLNEPFCGLNTGFEAVSWLEQPTGMSSLALIPLRSGVAGSSAPAFGMLVLASSDSQRFNSSMGTEFLARIGEIASAALSRLR; from the coding sequence ATGACTACACCTATCAACCAAGCCTTGGCAAATCCGATCACCGAAGACGACATTGCCAACTTTCTGGCGAACAACCCCGATTTTTTCCAGCGCCACGCAGAGCTGTTGGCCACGGTGCAGTTCACCAGCCCGCATAGCCACCGCGCGGTGAGCCTGCAAGAGCGTCAGGCAGAAATGCTGCGCGAGAAGATCAAATTGCTGGAGCAGCGCATCATGGAAATGATCCGCCACGGCAATGAGAACGTGCTCCTGTCCGACAAAATTTTGCGCTGGGCGCGCTCGCTGTTCCTCACCATCAACCCGGCAGAACTTCCCACTGAGATCGTGCGGGAGATCCAGGATCAGTTTGCGGTGCCCCAAGTGGGCTTGCGCTTGTGGGGCTTGGCAGAGAGTTTTGCCGGTATCCCTGCCGCGCAAGCGGTGAGTGAAGACGCCAAGGTATTTGCCACCTCCTTGAATGAGCCCTTTTGCGGGCTCAACACCGGCTTCGAGGCCGTGAGCTGGCTGGAGCAGCCGACCGGCATGAGCTCGCTGGCCTTGATCCCGCTGCGCAGCGGTGTGGCTGGTAGTTCTGCCCCTGCTTTTGGCATGTTGGTGCTGGCATCCAGCGACTCCCAGCGCTTCAACAGCAGCATGGGAACCGAGTTTTTGGCCCGTATCGGCGAGATCGCCAGCGCCGCTCTTTCGCGCTTGCGCTGA
- the dapF gene encoding diaminopimelate epimerase encodes MRIQFTKMQGAGNDFVVLDETRGRLGLTPAHYRYLGDRHFGVGADQILTVRPSPGEGIDFEYVIHNADGNEVEQCGNGSRCFARFVRDQGLTTKDRIRVKTMKGVIEPLLTPDGRVTVDMGPPVFEPAEIPFDATGLSLLPMGSWGYWPLAPVDPAQGASLLIAAVSMGNPHAVTLVADVDAAPVGVWGPHVQADARFPQGVNVGFLQVVSRSEVRLRVYERGVGETLACGTGACAAVVAGIRLGLLDARANVQTRGGVLTIAWAGLGQSVFMTGPATTVFHGEIDLPE; translated from the coding sequence ATGCGAATCCAGTTCACCAAAATGCAGGGCGCGGGCAACGACTTCGTGGTGCTCGACGAAACCCGTGGCCGCCTCGGCCTGACCCCTGCGCATTACCGCTATCTGGGCGACCGCCACTTTGGCGTGGGTGCCGACCAGATCTTGACGGTGCGGCCTTCTCCGGGCGAAGGCATCGACTTCGAATACGTGATCCACAACGCGGACGGCAACGAGGTCGAACAGTGTGGAAACGGTTCCCGCTGCTTTGCCCGTTTTGTGCGCGACCAAGGTTTGACGACCAAAGACCGCATCCGCGTCAAGACCATGAAGGGCGTGATTGAGCCGCTGCTCACGCCCGATGGCCGTGTCACGGTCGATATGGGACCCCCGGTGTTTGAGCCGGCCGAGATTCCTTTTGACGCCACGGGCTTGAGCCTTTTGCCCATGGGTTCATGGGGTTATTGGCCTCTGGCCCCCGTTGATCCTGCGCAAGGCGCTTCTCTTTTGATAGCTGCGGTCTCGATGGGCAATCCCCACGCGGTCACCCTGGTGGCCGATGTGGATGCGGCACCGGTCGGCGTATGGGGCCCGCACGTGCAGGCCGATGCCCGATTCCCGCAAGGCGTGAACGTGGGCTTTTTGCAGGTGGTGAGCCGCAGCGAAGTGCGCTTGCGTGTTTACGAGCGCGGCGTGGGCGAAACCCTGGCCTGTGGCACCGGCGCTTGCGCGGCAGTCGTGGCGGGCATCCGTCTGGGGCTGCTGGACGCGCGGGCGAACGTGCAAACCCGGGGTGGTGTGCTCACCATTGCGTGGGCGGGCCTCGGGCAGTCGGTTTTCATGACCGGCCCGGCCACGACTGTTTTCCACGGCGAAATTGATTTACCCGAATAA
- a CDS encoding RNA pseudouridine synthase — MTRNTLKLNPAAKTPKRLPAGQTPARQATPAPRPASAPSSAPRASAARPAGARPAGNRPPRSHDGPAHPRPTGNAPRDGAPPRPLRSRPADGHPRPPERAGATRPPRAESAGTRSAARPASGATPRQRPAPAPLPDTGERLSKKVMQLKDCSRKEAEQYIEGGWVQVNGKVIEEPQHRVDHETITLDPNASLMELTPVTILLNKPAGHTDGLEELPPTRAGAPMRPPARGAKVPPPNARLLLTPAQHWEGDASETRVLKRHFNHLEADVELENGATGLVVFTQDWRTTRKLTEDMSTMEHEFLVEVQGEIEPDALKPIGYALKDERLDLPQVKVSVNSTTPESSRLRFAIKGSHPGLIAFLCEKAGLQILAMKRIRLGRVTLADLPVGQWRYLAGWEKF; from the coding sequence ATGACCCGCAATACCCTCAAGCTCAATCCCGCAGCCAAGACCCCCAAGCGCCTGCCTGCGGGTCAGACCCCTGCACGCCAGGCCACCCCGGCACCGCGCCCTGCTTCAGCGCCCTCTTCGGCGCCCCGCGCCAGCGCTGCGCGGCCGGCCGGCGCACGCCCGGCGGGCAACCGCCCACCCCGCAGCCATGACGGCCCGGCACACCCGCGCCCGACCGGCAACGCACCGCGCGATGGTGCCCCCCCTCGCCCACTGCGCAGCCGACCTGCGGACGGCCATCCACGCCCACCTGAACGTGCGGGCGCTACGCGGCCGCCCCGGGCAGAGTCTGCAGGCACTCGCAGTGCGGCGCGCCCTGCCAGTGGCGCCACTCCACGGCAGCGGCCTGCACCTGCGCCACTGCCGGACACCGGTGAGCGCCTGTCCAAAAAGGTCATGCAACTCAAAGACTGCTCCCGCAAAGAGGCCGAGCAGTACATTGAAGGTGGCTGGGTACAAGTGAATGGCAAGGTGATTGAAGAGCCCCAACACCGGGTAGACCACGAGACCATCACCCTGGACCCTAACGCCAGCCTGATGGAACTCACTCCGGTGACGATCCTGCTCAACAAGCCTGCCGGGCATACCGACGGGCTGGAAGAACTGCCCCCGACCCGCGCGGGCGCTCCCATGCGGCCGCCCGCCCGCGGCGCAAAAGTGCCGCCACCCAATGCCCGCCTGCTGCTCACCCCCGCCCAGCATTGGGAGGGCGATGCCAGCGAGACCCGGGTCCTGAAACGCCACTTCAACCATCTGGAAGCGGACGTCGAGCTCGAAAACGGCGCAACCGGCTTGGTGGTGTTCACCCAAGACTGGCGTACCACCCGCAAACTCACCGAAGACATGTCCACCATGGAACACGAGTTTCTGGTGGAGGTACAAGGCGAAATTGAGCCGGATGCACTCAAGCCGATCGGCTACGCGCTCAAAGACGAGCGCTTGGACTTGCCGCAAGTGAAGGTGAGTGTCAACAGCACCACGCCCGAATCCAGCCGCCTGCGCTTTGCAATCAAGGGCTCGCACCCCGGGCTGATTGCATTCCTGTGCGAAAAAGCCGGCCTGCAGATTCTGGCCATGAAGCGCATCCGCTTGGGCCGCGTCACTTTGGCCGACCTGCCGGTCGGCCAGTGGCGGTATCTGGCGGGCTGGGAAAAGTTTTAA
- a CDS encoding CBS domain-containing protein — MRPILELLEKHGGSVWSLNPEDSVYQALEMLADCNVGALMVMDGDKLVGIFSERDYTRKIALAGRSSKDTQVKDIMTSQVMVVGPKTRTQECMALMSQKKIRHLPVVDGTKVLGMISIRDLMDDIIKDHEQTISQLQSYIAS, encoded by the coding sequence ATGCGACCGATTCTGGAACTGTTGGAGAAACACGGGGGCTCTGTCTGGAGTCTGAACCCGGAAGACAGCGTCTACCAGGCGCTTGAAATGCTGGCGGACTGCAACGTCGGTGCGCTCATGGTGATGGACGGCGACAAGCTGGTCGGCATCTTCTCGGAGCGGGACTACACCCGCAAAATCGCGCTTGCAGGCCGATCCTCCAAAGACACCCAAGTGAAAGACATCATGACCTCGCAGGTCATGGTGGTCGGCCCCAAGACGCGCACCCAGGAGTGCATGGCCTTGATGAGTCAGAAAAAAATCCGCCACTTGCCGGTGGTCGACGGTACCAAGGTGCTGGGCATGATCTCTATCCGGGACTTGATGGACGACATCATCAAAGACCACGAACAGACGATCAGCCAACTGCAGAGCTACATCGCGAGCTGA
- the cysK gene encoding cysteine synthase A — MAFDNVLQTIGNTPHIRINKLFGDSHKVYVKSERTNPGGSIKDRIALAMIEDAERSGALQPGSTIIEPTSGNTGVGLALVAAVKGYKLILVMPDSMSIERRRLMLAYGASFDLTPREKGMKGAIARAEELKAQTPGAWIPQQFENPANIDVHVRTTALEIANDFPNGVDYIITGVGTGGHLSGVAQVLKAKWPQLKVFAVEPSASPVISGGAPAPHPIQGIGAGFIPKNLKTDLLDGVIQVEAETAREYGRRSAREEGLLVGISSGATLAAIAQKLPEIPAGSTVLGFNYDTGERYLSVEGYLPT; from the coding sequence ATGGCATTCGACAACGTCCTGCAAACCATCGGCAACACGCCCCACATCCGCATCAACAAACTGTTCGGCGACAGCCACAAGGTGTATGTGAAAAGCGAGCGCACCAACCCGGGCGGCTCCATCAAGGACCGCATTGCTTTGGCCATGATCGAAGACGCTGAACGCAGCGGCGCGCTGCAACCCGGCTCCACCATCATTGAGCCGACCTCCGGCAACACCGGTGTGGGCTTGGCGTTGGTCGCAGCCGTCAAAGGCTACAAGCTGATTCTGGTTATGCCCGACAGCATGTCCATCGAGCGCCGCCGCCTGATGCTGGCCTACGGCGCCAGTTTCGACCTGACACCGCGCGAGAAGGGCATGAAGGGAGCCATCGCCCGCGCCGAAGAACTCAAAGCCCAGACCCCCGGTGCCTGGATTCCCCAGCAGTTTGAAAACCCCGCCAACATCGACGTGCATGTGCGCACCACCGCGCTGGAAATCGCGAACGACTTTCCGAATGGCGTGGACTACATCATCACCGGCGTGGGCACAGGCGGGCACCTGAGCGGTGTGGCGCAAGTGCTCAAAGCCAAGTGGCCGCAGCTCAAAGTGTTTGCCGTGGAGCCTTCCGCATCCCCTGTAATCAGCGGTGGCGCACCCGCCCCCCATCCGATTCAAGGCATTGGCGCAGGCTTCATCCCCAAAAACTTGAAAACGGATCTGCTGGATGGCGTGATCCAGGTCGAAGCCGAAACTGCCCGTGAATACGGCCGCCGCAGCGCACGTGAAGAAGGTTTGCTGGTCGGCATCTCCAGCGGTGCCACTTTGGCAGCCATTGCGCAGAAGCTGCCCGAGATTCCCGCAGGCAGCACCGTGTTGGGCTTTAACTACGACACCGGCGAACGCTACCTGTCGGTCGAAGGGTACTTGCCCACCTGA
- the eutC gene encoding ethanolamine ammonia-lyase subunit EutC: MSDPRSPVTANPWAALRQFTDARIALGRSGVSLPTSAHLAFQLAHAQARDAVHRGLDGPALAEQLSAAWPGLPGAVLQLHSAATDRNHYLQRPDLGRRLDIASRDSLAPSEGTLEERPFDVAFVIADGLSALAIEQNAAPFLAALHQRMAVEDWKVAPLCVVRQARVAIGDEIGQALGAKAVVVLIGERPGLSSPDSMGLYLTWMPRVGLTDASRNCISNVRPAGLVVDEAAYKLHFLLAESRQRQLSGVDLKDETATAATALNAGHGNFLLK; the protein is encoded by the coding sequence ATGTCTGATCCACGGTCGCCCGTCACCGCCAACCCATGGGCGGCATTGCGCCAATTCACTGATGCCCGCATTGCCTTGGGACGCTCCGGCGTGAGTTTGCCCACGAGCGCGCATCTTGCGTTCCAACTCGCCCACGCGCAGGCGCGTGACGCCGTGCACCGCGGCTTGGATGGCCCCGCCTTGGCAGAGCAACTCAGCGCTGCATGGCCGGGTCTGCCGGGCGCTGTGCTCCAACTGCACAGTGCGGCCACCGACCGCAACCACTACCTGCAACGCCCCGATCTGGGGCGGCGGCTCGACATAGCGTCGCGCGATTCGTTGGCCCCTTCCGAGGGGACCTTGGAGGAACGACCATTCGACGTGGCGTTTGTGATTGCAGACGGCCTGTCCGCTTTGGCTATCGAGCAAAACGCGGCACCGTTTTTGGCTGCTTTGCATCAGCGCATGGCGGTTGAAGATTGGAAGGTCGCGCCCCTGTGTGTGGTGCGCCAGGCCCGCGTCGCCATCGGCGACGAAATCGGGCAGGCACTGGGTGCGAAGGCGGTGGTGGTGCTGATCGGGGAGCGCCCGGGCCTGAGTTCTCCAGACAGCATGGGCTTGTACTTGACCTGGATGCCCCGCGTGGGTCTGACGGATGCGAGTCGCAACTGCATTTCCAATGTGCGGCCCGCAGGGCTGGTGGTTGACGAGGCAGCCTACAAATTGCACTTCCTGCTCGCCGAGTCCCGACAGCGTCAGCTCTCCGGGGTGGACCTGAAAGATGAAACCGCCACAGCGGCTACTGCCCTGAACGCAGGCCACGGCAACTTCCTGCTGAAGTAA